A part of Vulcanisaeta moutnovskia 768-28 genomic DNA contains:
- a CDS encoding ABC transporter substrate-binding protein translates to MPKQRRMTNYVSILMAVTLIAAILVIGLVVNAQQTMPSTVNLYEVTPTEAVQYFTSSKIDVYLNPFALPPNVLSQLSTTPGIQMVSPSLTSGFDLLFNPYPSNTTFNPFAYWQFRFLMNYLVDRHAIITQVFSGYATPVYNWPGPFAIDSQLLIQPMVVQANIHYDPTYVNQSIFALFQAINTTSNFDGMYNPWVGRILYINHQWYYIPPNSTTPQPVTIIFFIRKDDPFRYAIGQLFMSELQDVGFTVKPIYGDLSEALTIVYGSNPAQMEWQIYTEAWTIYAEPWDTYAGASFCASWTGDMPGWGVTGYWQYSNSTIDTITMWATTGNFTSLQQFESYSETSLYDCFQQAVRVWLVAATFPYPIQNLTNWMPSIFGLEWPLGIKFAYSTTHPNVLNVGMFHVSEFPWNNFGWFVSIDTYSYDVIQEFTSDPFAFYNPFTGEPMPIRGAWNAILSPNGSAVFPVPSNAVFWNATTKQWQDVGPGQYAKSIVYLYFNGTWLGQYWQDGQPITMADIIYYYYTWFDLAATTTTGAPDLGPNQATASDVGGIISPTVSSIVGMQFFPNGTVVIYGNYWFPDPNFVAAYYAPGFPSFANPWVDLALEFYAYQQGKYAFTSGEAQSLSIPEADFRSSSFNQYLASVLQNWIKTGYIWDNGSWAIINGQNFLGSNATATAIQDYEDALNFYSTYGNLWISNGPYILKSITTVTPQSAILVSWSSYPYNYTYWFNQVFVKLGVTSVPTNLIPSISSVSPSTITANTTATLTVSISAVGNPEAYVYLVNPATGQIIYETLASSTTPGTLTITIPSNVTATLTPGTYELLLYAFTNVVKIPTQYVTSLTVSPPPPPPPPPPPPPKKTPAMSTTLLIAIIVIIVVIIVAVGAWLAIRRRR, encoded by the coding sequence ATGCCTAAACAAAGGAGGATGACAAACTACGTATCCATACTTATGGCAGTAACTCTGATCGCAGCCATACTAGTAATAGGCCTTGTTGTTAATGCCCAACAAACAATGCCATCAACAGTAAACCTGTACGAAGTCACGCCAACAGAGGCCGTTCAATACTTCACATCAAGCAAAATAGATGTTTATCTAAACCCATTTGCGCTACCGCCCAATGTATTATCGCAGTTAAGTACGACACCTGGTATTCAGATGGTTAGTCCATCATTAACGTCAGGCTTCGACCTACTATTCAACCCATATCCAAGCAATACTACGTTTAATCCGTTTGCTTATTGGCAATTCAGGTTCTTAATGAATTACCTAGTTGATAGGCACGCAATAATTACCCAGGTCTTTTCAGGCTATGCAACACCCGTATATAACTGGCCTGGGCCCTTCGCAATAGACAGCCAACTCCTAATTCAGCCAATGGTTGTGCAGGCAAACATTCACTATGACCCAACCTACGTTAATCAATCAATCTTCGCCCTCTTCCAGGCAATAAACACAACGTCGAACTTCGACGGTATGTATAATCCATGGGTTGGCAGGATACTATACATTAACCACCAGTGGTACTACATACCACCAAACAGTACAACCCCACAGCCTGTTACAATAATATTCTTCATTAGGAAGGATGATCCATTCAGATACGCCATTGGTCAATTATTTATGTCTGAACTCCAGGATGTGGGCTTTACCGTTAAACCGATATACGGCGACTTATCAGAGGCGTTAACAATAGTTTATGGTTCGAACCCAGCACAAATGGAGTGGCAGATATACACCGAGGCTTGGACAATATACGCAGAGCCCTGGGATACCTATGCTGGTGCATCATTCTGTGCCTCATGGACTGGCGACATGCCCGGTTGGGGCGTTACTGGTTATTGGCAGTATAGTAACTCAACAATTGACACAATAACCATGTGGGCCACTACGGGCAACTTCACATCACTGCAGCAATTCGAGAGTTACTCAGAGACCTCACTATACGACTGCTTCCAGCAGGCTGTTAGGGTATGGCTCGTTGCAGCCACATTCCCATACCCAATACAGAACTTAACCAACTGGATGCCAAGCATATTCGGCCTTGAGTGGCCTCTAGGCATTAAGTTCGCATACTCAACGACTCATCCCAATGTGCTTAATGTCGGCATGTTCCACGTTAGTGAATTCCCATGGAATAACTTCGGATGGTTCGTCTCAATAGATACCTACTCATATGACGTCATTCAGGAGTTCACGAGCGATCCATTCGCCTTCTACAACCCATTCACTGGCGAGCCAATGCCAATTAGGGGTGCTTGGAATGCAATACTAAGCCCGAATGGTTCAGCAGTATTCCCAGTACCGTCTAACGCAGTCTTTTGGAATGCAACTACTAAGCAGTGGCAAGATGTTGGTCCTGGACAGTACGCCAAATCCATCGTTTACCTGTACTTCAACGGTACATGGCTTGGCCAGTACTGGCAGGATGGTCAACCAATAACCATGGCTGACATAATCTACTACTACTACACATGGTTTGACCTAGCGGCAACAACGACAACTGGAGCACCAGACCTAGGCCCTAACCAAGCAACCGCGAGCGATGTTGGTGGTATAATATCACCAACAGTAAGCTCAATTGTTGGTATGCAGTTCTTCCCGAATGGCACGGTGGTGATTTACGGCAACTACTGGTTCCCAGACCCCAACTTCGTGGCAGCTTACTATGCACCTGGCTTCCCATCATTTGCTAATCCATGGGTTGACCTCGCCCTTGAGTTCTACGCATATCAGCAGGGTAAGTACGCATTCACGAGTGGTGAGGCTCAGTCACTGAGTATACCAGAGGCTGACTTCAGGTCATCATCATTTAACCAATACCTAGCAAGCGTACTACAGAACTGGATTAAGACTGGGTACATATGGGATAATGGTTCGTGGGCTATAATAAATGGTCAGAACTTCCTTGGATCAAATGCAACTGCAACGGCTATACAGGACTATGAGGACGCCCTTAACTTCTACAGCACATATGGTAATCTCTGGATTAGTAATGGACCGTACATACTAAAGAGTATAACCACGGTAACGCCACAGTCAGCCATACTCGTTAGTTGGAGTAGCTATCCGTACAACTACACGTATTGGTTTAACCAAGTCTTCGTTAAGTTGGGCGTTACATCAGTACCAACGAACTTAATACCAAGTATATCCTCAGTGTCCCCGTCAACAATAACTGCCAATACCACAGCCACATTAACGGTAAGCATAAGTGCTGTTGGTAATCCAGAGGCCTATGTATACCTGGTTAACCCAGCCACTGGGCAGATTATCTATGAGACACTTGCATCATCAACAACACCTGGAACTTTAACAATAACAATACCGAGTAACGTAACTGCAACACTGACACCAGGTACCTATGAATTATTGTTATATGCGTTCACTAATGTCGTGAAGATACCTACTCAGTACGTAACATCACTAACGGTATCACCACCTCCGCCACCACCTCCACCGCCACCTCCACCGCCCAAGAAGACACCAGCAATGAGCACAACATTATTAATAGCTATAATAGTGATTATAGTTGTGATAATAGTTGCGGTTGGTGCTTGGCTGGCTATTAGGAGAAGAAGATAA